The genomic DNA AGCCCGCGGAATGGCGTCGACGCTCGCTTCGTGGGAGCGTCCGGATGCCTGGCGATGCCGTTATTCGCAGTTCTCCGTCGCGTGGGCGTTTCGGACCGACCGAGCGGCAGTTATTATCGATACATGGAAGTATCATCAGAACTCGCAGATGCGATCGTACGTTATGTTCACAGTCCCGAATATCGACCCTGCAAGGCGAAGCAGATCATGCAGGCGTTGGAGTTGGAGGACGAGCAGTATCGCGAAGTCCGCCGCACGGTGAAGTGGCTCGTCCTGCAAGGACAACTCGACTACGCATCGAACCATCTCGTGATTCCCCCCGGTGAGGCGCATGCGGCGAAGCGGCGGCAGAGTTCTCCGATGGTCCGGGGGATCTTTCGACTCGCTCAAGCTGGCTTTGGCTTTATCCGCCAAGAGGGGACCGGCGAACAAGCGGCTCCGCTGGAGGACGTCTTTGTTCCCGAACCTTATGTCGCCGACGCCTTCGACGGCGACTTTGTCGAAGCTCGCTTGATGACGAACCGTTCGCGATCGCGCGGTGGGATGGAAGGCCACATCGAACGGGTGATCAAACGCGCCACGCGGCAGTTTTCAGGAACGTTCCGCAAAAGCGGGGAAGAGAATCTCGTCCTCTTGGACGGCACGCATCTGAAGCATCCGATCTCGGTCGGCGACACTCGAGGGCTGCCGCTGAAGAACGAGGACAAAGTGGTTGTCGAAGTCGTTCAGTTCCCCGAACGCGATGGCAGCGGCGGCCAGGGCGTGATCATGGAGGTGTTGGGAAGCAGCAAAAATCCGGCTGTCGATACGATGGCGGTGATGCGGCAATACGGTTTGCCCGAAGAGTTCCCCGAAGAAGTGATGGCCGCGGCGCGGGAACAAGCCGACAAGTTCGACGAATCGATTCCGGCCGACCGCCGCGATCTCACCGGTCTACTGACGTTGACGATCGATCCGTTTGATGCTCGCGATTTCGACGATGCGATCTCGCTGCAGGAGATCGAAAACGATCACTGGCTGCTGTCGGTTCATATCGCCGACGTTTCGCACTTCATTCCTGAAGGATCGATCCTGGACCAGGACGCCAAGCAACGCGCGACCAGCGTCTATCTGCCCGACCGCGTCGTGCCGATGATCCCCGAGATCATCAGCAACCACTTGGCCAGCCTGCAGCCCGATCGGGTTCGGTATGCGAAGACTGTCGAAATCGAATTCACATCCGGCGGTGCGGTTGTCGCCACGCAGGTCTACAACAGCGCGATCCGCAGCGATTGCCGTCTGACCTACGAACAGGTCGATCAGTTCTTAGAAACCCCCGATGTGATGCGGCAAAAGCTGGGGGATTCGATCTGCGATCTGTTGCAGCGGATGCACACGTTGGCGATGAAGTTACGCGCTCGCCGCATGGAACAGGGCTCTCTGGAAATGGACCTGCCCGAGATCAAGATCGATCTCGATTCCAACGGCAAGGTCCGCGGTGCGCATCTGGTCGTCAACACCGAAAGCCACCAGGTGATCGAAGAGTTTATGCTCGCGGCAAACCAAGGCGTTGCGACTTGGTTCGACGACATGAAGCTGGATTTCCTGCGCCGCATCCACCCCGCTCCCGAGCGCCGCAAGTTGCGACAGTTGGCTCAATTCCTGAAAGAGCTCGGCATTCCTGGGGACGACTTGGAGAACCGCCACGCGGTCCGCCGAGTCTTGAAGTCGGTGAAGAAAACGCCGCTGGACTACGCGGTGAATTACGCCGTCCTTAAAGCAACCAACAAAGCGATCTACGGTCCGCATCGCGAAGGGCACTACGCCTTGGCGATGGATCACTATTGCCACTTCACCAGCCCGATTCGCCGTTATCCCGACCTCACGATCCATCGGATGGTGCAGAAGCTAACCGAAGGGAACAAAAATCCCAGCGATCCGATGCCGGTGCTGATCCGCATGGGCCACCACTGTAGCGATCAAGAGAAGAATGCCGAGGCCGCGGAACGCGAATTGATCCGCATCAAGCTGCTGCATCATATGAATAAGAACATCGGGCAAACGTTTGAGGCGGTGGTGACGCGCGTGCATCCCGACGGACTGTATGCCCGCGGGATCAAGATGCCCGCCGAAGGTTACATCTCGATCGATAAACTGCCACCGGACAACTATCGTTTCGAACGCAAGGGGCACCGCTTGGAAGGCTTCCGCGAAGGGAACCAGTTCCGGCTGGGCGATCGAATCGTGGTCAAGATCGATAAAGTCGACATGCAGGCCCGCGAGCTGTTTTATGGACTGGTCGGCAGAGAGGCTGGCAAGGCACCCAAACACCAGTTGAAAAACAGAGCCAAACCCAAGACTGCCGCAGGAAAGCGATACGACAAAGCTCGCGTGAAAAAGAAACTGAAACAGAATCAAAAACGAAAGCGTTAACCGCATCGACCTTGGCAAATCCGCGATTCCTTGGGAGATGTCATTCGGCGTGCGATCGCGCGGAGGTTTCCTTGGGATGGTGAACCATCACAGCAAGGTGGACTTGTCGAAACGCAAAAACTGATTCGCCCTGCGGCATCGATGTAATTGCATCGGGACCGCGGAGGATGCATGATAGGTTTCCCGCCTTTCCTGCTTTCCTCCGTTTTCTCGATTGAAGAGTGCTGTGATGGAACCCCGCCGCTTTGTTGCCTGCCTGTTTGCACTGAGTCTATTGGTTACGAGTCACCAGGTTGTTGGCCAATCGGCCACGCCTGAATTGACGACGCTCGATTCCCACTTTCCGATGCAGGTCCCTGCCAGCAAGCAGGCGATCGAAACGCAGAACGAACATGTTCGCACGATGCTGCGATTGGCGAACGGATTGATTCCGATGCCCGGGTTGGCCGATCCGCAGCCGACGATTTACGGCCGCCGTGAAATGGACGGCTACAGCATCGAAAAGATCTATTTCGAGAGCCTGCCCGGTTTTTATGTGACCGGCAATTTGTACCGCCCCGCGGGTGCGACGGATGCTGCCCCGATCGTATTGAGCGCGCACGGCCACTGGACCGACGGTCGATTCTACGATGCCGGTGACAAAGCGGCACGAGCGGCGATCGCAATGGGGGCCGAGCGTTTCGAATCGGCAGCTCATAACGTTATCCAAGCTCGCTGCGTGCAGTTCGCGCGGATGGGATGTGTCGTCTTGAACTGGGACATGGTCGGGCATGCCGACAGCCAACAGATTTCGATCGACCGAATTCACGGTTTCCGCACCCAGCCCGCCGAGATCGAGAATACCGCCGACGGTTGGTTGCTGTTCAGCCCGCAGGCCGAAAGCCATCTGCAATCGCCGATGGGGTTGCAGACGATCAACACGTTGCAGGCGGTCCGCGTCGCCCAGATGTTGCCGGGCGTCGATGCGTCGCGAATCGCAATGACCGGTGCCAGTGGTGGCGGAACGCAGACGTTTGTCGCTGCCGCGATCCAACCGGCGATCACCGCCGCCTTTCCCGCCGTGATGGTCAGCACCGGGATGCAGGGGGGCTGCACCTGCGAAAACGCTTGCTATCTGCGCATCGATGGCGGAAACATCCACATCGCTTCGTGTATCGCACCGCGATGGCTGGGGATGACCGCTGCGGACGATTGGACCCGCACGATGCCAACCGACGGATTTCCCGAGCTGCAACGCGTCTACGAATTGTTTGGCGCCAAGAACCGCGTTAGCCTCGCCCCGGCGGTCCACTTCAGGCACAACTACAATCACGTCAGCCGCGTCGCCTGTTACGCGATGCTGAACAAAGCGTTTGGGCTGGGGCTGGAAGAACCGATCCTCGAATCCGATTTCCAGCGGCTGACTGCGGAGGAGCTGACCGTTTGGGATGATCAGCACCCTGCCCCGCCGGCTGGCTTGGACTTTGAACGGAAGCTGCTGAAGGATTGGCACCAGTCGACGCAGCGAAAACTTCAGCGGTCGCTAGCGCTTGCTGAGGACAAGGGAGCGGAATTCCGCGATGTCGCCGGGCCCGCGGTCGAAGCGATGGTTGGATACCGTGCCGATGAAGCCGTTTCAAAAGCTGAATTCGATTTAGCGTCGAAGCAGGAAGTCGATGGCAGCCTCGTGATGACGGGAGACCTGACGTCGGCCGGCGATGCGGACAAGTTGCCCGTCTACTTCAACTATCCCGATCAATGGAACGGTAACGTCACGCTGGTCGCCGACGTCGGCGGAATCGCGGCAGTGGAAAAACGCTTGGCCGATCCCGAGTCGGAATATGCGAAACTGCTGGCGTCGGGAACCTGCATCGCCACGTGCGATCTGCCGGCAGCCCAAGGGGATGAAGCGGGGACGAAGCAGAAGCTGGTCCGCCAGGATCGGCTGGCCGCTTGTTTTACCTACGGATACAACCGCGCACTGTTGCTGCGCCGCGCCAAGTCGCTGCTCGCGTTGGCTCAGTTCATGCGAAACCACGAGCGGACGCCAAAGCAGATCCAAATGGATGGTCTGGGGGAAGCGGGGCCGATCGTCGCGGTAGCCGGTGCTGTCGCGGGGCCGTTGGTCGACGGTTGCCGCATCGAACGCGGAGACTTCCGCTTCCAGGAGGTTGCCAACATCGCCGATGCCAACTTTGTCCCTGGTGGAGCTCGCTATTTGGACCTGCCAGGAATCTTGGCCCTCCATGCCCCGCGCCCGTTGGAAGTGCACGGTGGGGCAAAGGGAGCGTTTTCCGCAACGGAAGCTCAATACGGGAAGATGGGGGCACTGGGCAGCTTGTCGTTTGCAGAAGACAAGTCGGCCGCAGGTCAATGATGCGCAAGTGTCTTGCGACTTGAAGCGACTTTTGAACAGGGGAATGTTTGCGGATTGATCGATTGCCCTTGTTCCGATTTTTCCGTCGCGATAGAGTTGGCAGCGGAGAGTTATCCGTTGCCGCAGATGATTTGATTTTTTGCTAACGCACCGCTGACCGTTCCCCCGATAGTGTAGGTGGACAGTCATTCTGAACGCTAGCAAAGTCGCTTATTTCTGCTACGGATTGCATTTCCCAACGACACGGAATGCGGCGTATTGGATTGTCCTGATGCGGGTTTTCCACATCACTGATACTGCCGCATGGCCTGTCGCAATACTGCGGCCAGGTTGCATCTTCACCGTACAGGGAGCCTTCTACCGATGCAGATTTTTGGTCCA from Rosistilla carotiformis includes the following:
- the rnr gene encoding ribonuclease R is translated as MEVSSELADAIVRYVHSPEYRPCKAKQIMQALELEDEQYREVRRTVKWLVLQGQLDYASNHLVIPPGEAHAAKRRQSSPMVRGIFRLAQAGFGFIRQEGTGEQAAPLEDVFVPEPYVADAFDGDFVEARLMTNRSRSRGGMEGHIERVIKRATRQFSGTFRKSGEENLVLLDGTHLKHPISVGDTRGLPLKNEDKVVVEVVQFPERDGSGGQGVIMEVLGSSKNPAVDTMAVMRQYGLPEEFPEEVMAAAREQADKFDESIPADRRDLTGLLTLTIDPFDARDFDDAISLQEIENDHWLLSVHIADVSHFIPEGSILDQDAKQRATSVYLPDRVVPMIPEIISNHLASLQPDRVRYAKTVEIEFTSGGAVVATQVYNSAIRSDCRLTYEQVDQFLETPDVMRQKLGDSICDLLQRMHTLAMKLRARRMEQGSLEMDLPEIKIDLDSNGKVRGAHLVVNTESHQVIEEFMLAANQGVATWFDDMKLDFLRRIHPAPERRKLRQLAQFLKELGIPGDDLENRHAVRRVLKSVKKTPLDYAVNYAVLKATNKAIYGPHREGHYALAMDHYCHFTSPIRRYPDLTIHRMVQKLTEGNKNPSDPMPVLIRMGHHCSDQEKNAEAAERELIRIKLLHHMNKNIGQTFEAVVTRVHPDGLYARGIKMPAEGYISIDKLPPDNYRFERKGHRLEGFREGNQFRLGDRIVVKIDKVDMQARELFYGLVGREAGKAPKHQLKNRAKPKTAAGKRYDKARVKKKLKQNQKRKR
- a CDS encoding alpha/beta hydrolase family protein, producing the protein MEPRRFVACLFALSLLVTSHQVVGQSATPELTTLDSHFPMQVPASKQAIETQNEHVRTMLRLANGLIPMPGLADPQPTIYGRREMDGYSIEKIYFESLPGFYVTGNLYRPAGATDAAPIVLSAHGHWTDGRFYDAGDKAARAAIAMGAERFESAAHNVIQARCVQFARMGCVVLNWDMVGHADSQQISIDRIHGFRTQPAEIENTADGWLLFSPQAESHLQSPMGLQTINTLQAVRVAQMLPGVDASRIAMTGASGGGTQTFVAAAIQPAITAAFPAVMVSTGMQGGCTCENACYLRIDGGNIHIASCIAPRWLGMTAADDWTRTMPTDGFPELQRVYELFGAKNRVSLAPAVHFRHNYNHVSRVACYAMLNKAFGLGLEEPILESDFQRLTAEELTVWDDQHPAPPAGLDFERKLLKDWHQSTQRKLQRSLALAEDKGAEFRDVAGPAVEAMVGYRADEAVSKAEFDLASKQEVDGSLVMTGDLTSAGDADKLPVYFNYPDQWNGNVTLVADVGGIAAVEKRLADPESEYAKLLASGTCIATCDLPAAQGDEAGTKQKLVRQDRLAACFTYGYNRALLLRRAKSLLALAQFMRNHERTPKQIQMDGLGEAGPIVAVAGAVAGPLVDGCRIERGDFRFQEVANIADANFVPGGARYLDLPGILALHAPRPLEVHGGAKGAFSATEAQYGKMGALGSLSFAEDKSAAGQ